A window from Onychostoma macrolepis isolate SWU-2019 chromosome 07, ASM1243209v1, whole genome shotgun sequence encodes these proteins:
- the ciao2b gene encoding cytosolic iron-sulfur assembly component 2B, whose product MSGGTRLENANPLIFQRSGERLLTATDEDEDVADPIDDREIFDLIRSINDPEHPLSLEELNVVEQMRVNVNDEESAVSVEFTPTIPHCSMATLIGLSIKVKLLRSLPDRFKIDVHITPGTHASEDAVNKQLADKERVAAALENSQLLEVVNQCLSTRTM is encoded by the exons ATGTCGGGGGGAACTCGACTGGAGAACGCCAATCCTCTGATATTTCAGCGATCGGGGGAAAGACTCCTGACTGCCACTGATGAAGATGAGGATGTAGCAGATCCCATCGATGACAGGGAGATCTTCG ATCTGATCAGATCGATCAATGACCCCGAGCACCCACTGTCCCTCGAAGAGCTCAATGTCGTGGAACAAATGCGAGTCAAT GTGAATGATGAGGAGAGCGCTGTGTCTGTGGAGTTCACACCGACCATCCCACACTGCAGTATGGCCACACTCATTGGTCTGTCCATCAAAGTCAAGCTTCTGCGCTCTCTTCCTGACAGATTTAAG ATTGATGTTCACATCACACCTGGCACACATGCCTCAGAGGATGCAG TCAATAAGCAGCTTGCAGACAAAGAGAGAGTGGCAGCAGCTCTGGAGAACTCTCAGCTGCTGGAGGTGGTCAACCAGTGTCTGTCCACCAGAACCATGTGA